A genomic region of Mycobacterium senriense contains the following coding sequences:
- a CDS encoding MBL fold metallo-hydrolase, translating into MRLKLGRPDIARYADRFDAPPAEPGAPSVTWMGVATLLIDDGSSALMTDGYFSRPGLARIAAGKVAPSPARVDGCLARAKISRLAAVIPVHTHIDHVLDSALVADRTGAQLVGGQSAANVGRGYGLPENRIVVAVDGEPIRLGAYDVTLIESHHCPPDRFPGVIDEPVTPPVKASAYRCGESWSALVHHLPTDRRLLIQGSAGFVKGALAGHRADAVYLSVGQLGLQPRSYLVDYWTETVRAVGARRVILIHWDDFFRPLTKPLRALPYAGDDLNVSVGILDELAAQDGVAVHMPTVWRREDPWQ; encoded by the coding sequence ATGCGCCTGAAACTCGGGCGGCCCGACATCGCGCGCTACGCGGACCGGTTCGACGCGCCCCCCGCCGAACCCGGCGCGCCCTCGGTGACCTGGATGGGTGTGGCGACCCTGCTGATCGACGACGGCTCGTCGGCGTTGATGACCGACGGCTACTTCTCCCGGCCGGGCTTGGCCAGGATCGCGGCCGGCAAGGTGGCGCCCTCGCCGGCGCGGGTCGACGGATGCCTTGCCCGGGCGAAGATCTCGCGGCTGGCGGCGGTCATTCCGGTGCACACCCACATCGACCACGTGCTGGACTCCGCGCTGGTCGCCGATCGCACCGGCGCGCAGCTGGTCGGCGGGCAGTCCGCGGCCAACGTCGGGCGCGGGTACGGGCTGCCCGAGAACCGGATCGTCGTCGCGGTCGACGGCGAACCGATTCGGTTGGGCGCCTACGACGTCACCCTGATCGAATCGCACCACTGCCCGCCCGACCGGTTCCCCGGCGTCATCGACGAGCCGGTGACCCCGCCGGTGAAGGCGTCGGCGTACCGCTGCGGGGAATCCTGGTCGGCGCTGGTGCACCACCTGCCCACCGACCGGCGGCTGCTGATCCAGGGCAGCGCCGGCTTCGTCAAGGGCGCCCTGGCCGGCCACCGCGCCGACGCCGTGTATCTGTCCGTCGGGCAATTGGGGCTGCAGCCGCGCTCGTACCTGGTCGACTACTGGACCGAGACGGTGCGCGCGGTGGGGGCGCGACGGGTGATCCTCATCCACTGGGACGACTTCTTCCGCCCGCTGACAAAACCGTTGCGCGCCTTGCCCTATGCGGGTGACGACCTGAACGTCTCCGTCGGCATCCTCGACGAGCTGGCCGCACAGGACGGTGTCGCGGTGCACATGCCCACGGTGTGGCGACGCGAAGACCCTTGGCAGTGA
- a CDS encoding LamB/YcsF family protein, with product MAGIDLNADLGEGFGVWRLGDDDAMLGIVTSANVACGFHAGDPAGLIRVCRSAAGRGVRIGAQVSYRDLAGFGRRFIDVAAEDLIADVVYQIGALQAIAHAAGSSVAYVKPHGALYNTIVTHTEQAAAVAEAVRLVDAGLPVLGMAGSAFFDEAARRGLRTVAEAFADRAYRPDGQLVSRREQGAVLHDPAEIADRVATMVTSGQVTATDGTRLALTAESVCVHGDSPDAVQIAAAVRGRLEASGVKIGAFC from the coding sequence GTGGCCGGTATCGACCTCAACGCCGACCTGGGCGAGGGCTTTGGCGTCTGGCGCCTGGGTGACGACGACGCCATGCTCGGCATCGTCACGAGCGCCAACGTCGCGTGCGGTTTTCATGCGGGCGACCCCGCGGGCCTGATCCGGGTATGCCGGTCGGCCGCCGGGCGTGGGGTCCGCATCGGGGCGCAGGTGAGCTATCGCGACCTGGCCGGATTCGGCAGGCGCTTCATCGACGTCGCCGCCGAGGACCTGATCGCCGACGTGGTGTATCAGATCGGCGCGCTGCAGGCGATAGCGCACGCGGCCGGCTCGTCGGTGGCCTACGTCAAACCGCATGGCGCGCTGTACAACACGATCGTGACCCACACCGAGCAGGCCGCCGCCGTGGCCGAGGCGGTGCGCCTGGTGGATGCCGGGCTGCCGGTGCTGGGCATGGCGGGTTCGGCGTTTTTCGACGAAGCCGCCCGCCGCGGGTTACGCACGGTCGCAGAGGCTTTCGCCGACCGGGCGTACCGGCCCGACGGCCAGCTGGTGTCCCGTCGTGAGCAGGGCGCGGTGCTGCACGACCCGGCCGAGATCGCCGACCGGGTGGCCACCATGGTCACCTCGGGGCAGGTCACCGCGACCGACGGCACGCGGCTCGCTTTGACGGCGGAATCCGTTTGTGTGCATGGTGATTCGCCGGATGCCGTGCAGATCGCCGCCGCCGTCCGCGGCCGCCTCGAGGCGTCCGGCGTCAAGATCGGGGCCTTCTGCTGA
- a CDS encoding sensor domain-containing protein, protein MVRRRIAFPVLAAVCALTAGCTNVVGGRASPADAVGPVPQTPLTAAALDGLLLDKDQINSLLNAGMRLRYGVQEMWDWSSTFSDKSCLAMDGPAQAAVYADTGWTAMRGQRLDDNFDDPAVRNDSAIQAVIAFPSARKADTFYDASVRRWFACANRKFSERPTGKPEIVWAVGETHKVGGTLSTSEVQDSSDGWTCQRALTARNNVVIDVATCGSFLPGGSAVDLAQQIAAKVTKR, encoded by the coding sequence GTGGTGCGCAGGCGAATCGCGTTCCCGGTGCTTGCGGCAGTGTGCGCCCTGACGGCCGGCTGCACCAACGTCGTCGGCGGCCGCGCTTCGCCCGCGGATGCCGTCGGTCCAGTGCCCCAGACCCCGCTGACCGCCGCGGCCCTCGACGGGCTGCTGCTCGATAAGGACCAGATCAACTCCTTGCTCAACGCGGGGATGCGGCTGCGCTACGGCGTGCAGGAGATGTGGGACTGGAGCTCGACTTTCAGCGACAAGAGCTGCCTGGCAATGGACGGCCCGGCCCAGGCAGCCGTCTACGCGGACACCGGCTGGACGGCGATGCGCGGCCAGCGCCTCGACGACAACTTCGATGACCCGGCGGTCCGCAACGACTCCGCCATCCAGGCAGTGATCGCGTTCCCGTCCGCGCGGAAGGCCGACACGTTCTACGACGCCTCGGTGCGACGGTGGTTCGCGTGCGCCAATCGCAAGTTTTCCGAACGTCCCACGGGCAAGCCCGAAATCGTGTGGGCGGTAGGCGAGACCCACAAGGTCGGGGGCACGCTGAGCACATCCGAGGTTCAGGACAGCAGCGACGGCTGGACGTGCCAGCGGGCGTTGACCGCGCGCAACAACGTCGTCATCGACGTCGCCACCTGCGGCTCCTTCCTGCCCGGCGGGTCCGCGGTCGACCTCGCCCAACAGATCGCGGCCAAGGTCACCAAGCGGTAG
- a CDS encoding LacI family DNA-binding transcriptional regulator, with translation MSPTPRRRATLASLADELNVSRTTISNAFNRPDQLSPDLRERVLATAKRLGYAGPDPVARSLRTRKAGAVALVMAEPLTYFFSDPAARDFVTGVAQSCEALGQGLLLVAVGPSRSLKDGTAAVLSAGVDGFVVYSVCDDDPYLQVALQRRLPVVVVDQPKGLAGVSRVGIDDRAAMRELADYVLGLGHREIGLLTMRLGRDRRQGLVDADRLRSPAFDVQRERIVGVWEAMSAAGVDPDSLTVVESYEHLPESGGAAAKVALETNPRITALMCTADILALSAMDYLRAHGIYVPGQMTVTGFDGVPEAVNRGLTTVSQSSLQKGRRAGELLLKPPRSGLPAVELLDTELVRGRTAGPPA, from the coding sequence GTGAGTCCCACACCGCGCCGGCGTGCGACTCTGGCGTCGTTGGCGGACGAGCTCAACGTTTCGCGCACGACGATCTCGAATGCCTTCAATCGGCCCGATCAGCTCTCGCCCGATTTGCGTGAGCGTGTGCTCGCGACGGCCAAGCGGCTCGGATACGCCGGCCCCGACCCGGTGGCGCGATCGTTGCGCACCCGCAAGGCCGGCGCGGTCGCCCTGGTGATGGCCGAACCCCTGACCTACTTCTTCAGCGACCCGGCCGCGCGGGACTTCGTCACCGGGGTGGCGCAGTCGTGCGAGGCGTTGGGGCAGGGGCTGCTGCTGGTGGCCGTCGGGCCCAGCCGCAGCCTCAAAGACGGGACGGCCGCGGTGCTTTCGGCCGGCGTGGACGGCTTCGTGGTGTATTCGGTGTGCGACGACGATCCCTACCTGCAGGTGGCGCTGCAGCGCCGGCTGCCGGTCGTGGTGGTCGACCAACCCAAAGGGCTGGCCGGCGTTTCCCGGGTCGGCATCGACGACCGCGCCGCGATGCGCGAACTCGCCGACTACGTGCTGGGCCTGGGGCACCGCGAGATCGGGCTGCTGACCATGCGGCTGGGCCGCGACCGGCGCCAGGGTCTGGTGGACGCCGACCGGCTGCGCTCACCCGCCTTCGACGTGCAGCGCGAGCGCATCGTCGGCGTGTGGGAGGCGATGTCGGCCGCCGGGGTCGACCCCGATTCCCTGACCGTGGTGGAAAGCTACGAGCACCTGCCCGAATCGGGCGGCGCGGCCGCCAAGGTGGCCCTCGAGACCAATCCGCGGATCACCGCGCTCATGTGCACCGCGGACATCCTGGCCCTGTCCGCCATGGATTACCTGCGCGCGCACGGCATTTACGTGCCCGGCCAGATGACCGTCACCGGGTTCGACGGCGTGCCCGAGGCCGTCAACCGCGGCCTGACCACGGTGTCGCAATCCAGCCTGCAGAAGGGCCGCAGGGCCGGAGAGCTGTTGCTGAAGCCGCCGCGCTCGGGTCTGCCGGCCGTGGAACTGCTGGACACCGAGCTCGTCCGGGGCCGCACCGCCGGCCCGCCGGCGTGA
- the kstR gene encoding cholesterol catabolism transcriptional regulator KstR, whose product MAVLAESELGSEAQRERRKRILDATMAIASKGGYEAVQMRAVADRADVAVGTLYRYFPSKVHLLVSALGREFSRIDAKTDRTAMTGGTPFQRLNFMVGKLNRAMQRNPLLTEAMTRAYVFADASAASEVDQVEKLIDSMFARAMADGEPTEDQYHIARVISDVWLSNLLAWLTRRASATDVSKRLDLAVRLLIGDTEQA is encoded by the coding sequence GTGGCGGTACTGGCGGAATCCGAACTGGGGTCGGAGGCGCAGCGGGAACGCCGCAAGCGCATCCTGGACGCCACCATGGCCATCGCCTCCAAGGGCGGCTACGAGGCAGTTCAGATGCGGGCAGTGGCCGACCGCGCGGACGTCGCGGTGGGAACGCTCTACCGGTATTTCCCGTCGAAGGTGCACCTGCTGGTGTCGGCGCTGGGCCGCGAGTTCAGCCGCATCGACGCCAAGACGGACCGCACGGCGATGACCGGTGGCACGCCGTTCCAGCGGCTCAACTTCATGGTGGGCAAGCTCAACCGCGCGATGCAACGCAATCCCCTCCTGACCGAGGCGATGACGCGTGCCTACGTGTTCGCCGACGCGTCGGCGGCCAGCGAGGTCGACCAGGTCGAGAAGCTCATCGATTCGATGTTCGCGCGCGCGATGGCCGACGGCGAGCCGACCGAGGACCAGTACCACATCGCCCGGGTGATCTCCGACGTGTGGCTGTCGAACCTGCTGGCATGGCTCACCCGGCGGGCCTCGGCCACCGACGTCAGCAAGCGGCTGGACCTGGCCGTGCGGCTGCTGATCGGCGACACCGAACAGGCCTAG
- a CDS encoding acyl-CoA dehydrogenase codes for MVATVTDEQFAARALVRDWARNATSGPGGTAAIRDVEQGKTDAWRPVFSRLAELGIFGVAIPEESGGAGGSIEDLCAMVEEAAKALVPGPVATTALATLVVSDPDLLGALASGERFAGLALEGEIEFDGATSKASGTLPFALGVAEGAVLLAPADGKWLLIDTGGAGVQIEPLAASDFSRPLARVVLNSATATVVSDTRARVEELAATVLAAEAAGITRWSLETAVDYAKVREQFGKPIGSFQAIKHICAEMLCRAEQAEVAAADAARAAAEGDESQFSIAAALAASTGIAAVKANVKDCIQVLGGIGCTWEHDAHLYLRRAHAIGRFLGGAETWLRRITALTQAGVRRRLEIDLTEVEDRRAEIAAAVAQIAELPEEKRQASLAEAGLQAPHWPAPYGRGAGPAEQLLIDQELTAAGVARPDLVIGWWAAPTILEHGTPEQVERFVPGTTRGEFLWCQLFSEPGAGSDLASLRTKAVRTEGGWNLTGQKVWTSAAHKAKWGVCLARTDPDAPKHKGITYFLVEMSSPGIEIRPLREITGDSLFNEVFLDNVFVPDELVVGEVNDGWRLARTTLANERVAMANGTALGNPMEELLELLAELDLDAAQQDRLGRLIVTAQTGALLDQRIAQLAVGGQDPGAQSSVRKLVGVRYRQALAEFTMDVSEGGGLVDRRADGDRAVFDFLNTRCLTIAGGTEQILLTVAAERLLGLPR; via the coding sequence GTGGTAGCGACCGTCACCGACGAGCAGTTTGCCGCGCGCGCCCTGGTGCGCGACTGGGCCCGCAATGCGACGTCGGGGCCGGGCGGCACCGCGGCGATCCGTGACGTGGAGCAGGGCAAGACCGACGCCTGGCGGCCGGTGTTCTCCCGCCTGGCCGAGCTGGGGATCTTCGGCGTCGCGATCCCGGAGGAGTCGGGCGGCGCGGGCGGCAGCATCGAAGACCTGTGCGCGATGGTCGAGGAAGCGGCGAAAGCGCTGGTCCCCGGGCCGGTAGCCACCACCGCGTTGGCCACGTTGGTGGTCTCGGATCCCGACTTGCTGGGGGCGCTCGCTTCCGGGGAGCGCTTCGCGGGGCTGGCGCTGGAAGGCGAGATCGAGTTCGACGGCGCGACGTCAAAGGCGTCGGGCACCCTGCCGTTCGCGCTGGGCGTGGCCGAGGGCGCCGTGCTGTTGGCGCCGGCCGACGGGAAGTGGCTGCTGATCGACACCGGCGGTGCGGGTGTGCAGATCGAGCCCCTGGCTGCCAGCGACTTCTCCCGGCCGTTGGCCCGGGTGGTGCTGAACTCGGCCACGGCCACGGTGGTGTCGGACACCCGCGCACGCGTCGAGGAGCTGGCGGCGACGGTGCTGGCGGCCGAGGCGGCAGGCATCACCCGCTGGTCGCTGGAGACCGCCGTCGACTACGCCAAGGTCCGCGAGCAGTTCGGCAAGCCGATCGGCAGCTTCCAGGCCATCAAGCACATCTGCGCCGAAATGCTGTGCCGCGCAGAGCAGGCCGAGGTGGCCGCCGCCGACGCCGCGCGCGCCGCCGCCGAGGGCGACGAATCCCAGTTCTCCATCGCCGCGGCCCTGGCCGCGAGCACCGGCATCGCCGCGGTGAAGGCCAACGTCAAGGACTGCATCCAGGTGCTCGGCGGCATCGGCTGCACCTGGGAGCACGACGCGCACCTGTACCTGCGCCGGGCGCATGCCATCGGCCGATTTCTGGGCGGGGCCGAGACCTGGTTGCGCCGCATCACCGCGCTGACCCAGGCGGGTGTGCGGCGCCGGCTGGAGATCGACCTGACCGAGGTCGAGGACCGGCGGGCGGAGATCGCCGCCGCCGTGGCCCAGATCGCCGAGCTGCCCGAGGAGAAGCGGCAGGCGTCCCTGGCCGAGGCGGGCCTGCAGGCACCGCACTGGCCGGCGCCATACGGACGCGGCGCGGGTCCGGCCGAGCAGCTGCTGATCGATCAGGAGCTGACGGCGGCCGGCGTGGCCCGGCCCGACCTGGTGATCGGCTGGTGGGCGGCGCCGACCATCCTCGAACATGGCACACCGGAACAGGTCGAGCGCTTCGTGCCGGGCACTACGCGTGGCGAATTCCTTTGGTGCCAGCTGTTTTCCGAGCCCGGGGCGGGTTCGGACCTGGCCTCGCTGCGCACCAAGGCGGTCCGCACCGAGGGTGGCTGGAACCTGACCGGGCAGAAGGTGTGGACGTCGGCCGCGCACAAGGCGAAGTGGGGCGTGTGCCTGGCCCGTACCGATCCGGATGCGCCGAAACACAAAGGCATCACCTACTTTTTGGTGGAGATGAGTTCCCCGGGCATCGAGATCCGTCCGCTGCGTGAGATCACCGGTGACTCGTTGTTCAACGAGGTCTTCCTGGACAACGTGTTCGTTCCCGACGAGCTGGTGGTCGGCGAGGTGAACGACGGTTGGCGGCTGGCCCGCACCACGCTGGCCAACGAGCGGGTCGCGATGGCCAACGGAACGGCGCTGGGCAACCCGATGGAGGAACTGCTCGAGCTGCTGGCCGAGCTCGACCTCGACGCCGCGCAGCAAGATCGGTTGGGGCGGTTGATCGTTACCGCGCAGACCGGCGCGCTGCTGGATCAGCGGATCGCCCAGCTGGCCGTGGGCGGCCAAGACCCCGGGGCGCAGTCCAGCGTGCGCAAGCTCGTCGGTGTCCGCTACCGCCAGGCCCTGGCGGAGTTCACGATGGACGTGTCCGAGGGCGGCGGGCTGGTCGACCGCCGGGCCGACGGCGACCGAGCGGTGTTCGACTTCCTCAACACCCGCTGCCTGACCATCGCCGGCGGCACGGAGCAGATCCTGCTCACCGTCGCGGCGGAGCGACTTCTCGGCCTGCCGCGCTGA
- a CDS encoding glycosyltransferase — protein MDPVISNVPSFGILGAFPPTRCGPARFGAGLVSGLTAYGADVSVVRVSDAAPSLSTHVIGELINDSPASVAACADLLNQSDVAVIQHQHGVHGGVDEDAVLDIVERLRVPSIVIAHTVLKSPTRQQRTVFEAIAARADRVIVMSDVAGEKLSCGFDIDRRKLAVIPHGASVPMSACIRGGRPTLLTWGLLRPGMGIERVIDAMGSLSGLPGRPRYLIAGPTQPRVLATAGEEYRDALTAQALRCGVADSVFFDAGYRNGPMLTALIQAAAVVVLPYDSADVVTSGALVDAVASGRPVVATAFPHAVELLGTGAGIVVGHDEPDALVAALRRVLTEPRFASAMAAEARRLAPEMAWPVVAGAYLVLARQVVAQRRVWA, from the coding sequence GTGGACCCGGTAATTTCCAATGTCCCTAGTTTTGGCATCCTGGGTGCTTTTCCACCGACGCGATGCGGGCCGGCGCGGTTCGGCGCCGGGCTTGTCTCTGGGTTGACCGCTTATGGCGCCGACGTCAGCGTCGTGCGAGTGTCCGACGCCGCGCCGTCCTTGAGCACCCACGTCATTGGAGAGCTGATCAATGACTCACCGGCCTCCGTCGCGGCATGCGCTGACTTGTTGAACCAGAGCGACGTCGCGGTCATCCAGCATCAGCACGGCGTACACGGAGGCGTCGACGAAGACGCGGTGCTGGACATCGTCGAGAGACTGCGCGTGCCGTCGATTGTGATCGCCCATACTGTCCTCAAAAGCCCGACGCGACAACAGCGTACCGTGTTCGAGGCCATTGCCGCGCGGGCCGATCGAGTGATCGTGATGTCCGACGTGGCCGGCGAGAAGTTAAGCTGCGGCTTCGATATCGACCGCCGCAAACTCGCCGTCATCCCGCACGGAGCGAGTGTGCCGATGAGCGCGTGCATCCGGGGCGGTCGACCGACCCTGTTGACGTGGGGCTTGCTTCGACCCGGCATGGGTATCGAGCGGGTGATTGACGCGATGGGGTCGTTGAGCGGTTTGCCCGGGCGGCCGCGGTACCTGATTGCTGGTCCGACACAGCCCAGGGTGCTCGCCACCGCTGGTGAGGAGTATCGCGATGCCTTGACCGCTCAGGCACTGCGATGTGGCGTCGCGGATTCGGTGTTCTTCGATGCGGGTTACCGCAACGGCCCGATGCTGACCGCCCTCATTCAGGCCGCGGCCGTCGTCGTCTTGCCCTACGACTCGGCCGATGTGGTCACTTCGGGGGCCCTGGTCGATGCTGTCGCGAGTGGCCGGCCAGTTGTGGCCACCGCGTTCCCACACGCCGTCGAGCTGCTGGGAACCGGCGCTGGAATCGTCGTCGGGCATGACGAGCCGGATGCGCTGGTAGCTGCCCTGCGTCGTGTGCTGACGGAGCCGCGGTTCGCGAGTGCGATGGCGGCCGAGGCCCGCCGATTGGCGCCTGAGATGGCCTGGCCGGTCGTCGCCGGCGCCTATCTGGTGCTGGCGCGTCAAGTCGTTGCGCAGCGACGGGTATGGGCATGA
- a CDS encoding PAS domain-containing protein: MGVTEPNLEDFWENSPCGQLIAQPDGRIVRVNHTMIRWLGYEPNALQGTLFSDLFTAGVGSTTRPISSRCST; this comes from the coding sequence ATGGGCGTGACCGAGCCTAATCTGGAGGACTTCTGGGAGAACAGTCCCTGTGGCCAGCTCATCGCCCAGCCCGACGGCCGAATCGTCCGGGTCAACCACACCATGATCCGCTGGTTGGGCTATGAACCAAATGCATTGCAGGGAACGCTCTTCAGCGATCTCTTCACCGCTGGGGTCGGATCCACTACGAGACCCATTTCGAGCCGCTGCTCCACATGA
- a CDS encoding PP2C family protein-serine/threonine phosphatase: MDAADYYHTAADDDVGGDFYDLFPLSRTKWGFFLGDVVGKGVEAAVVTGLTRYVLRSAAVSDDDPVQVLHNLHAVLGQKLGTRSESFCTVIYGNLTRRGTGFDVELGSGGHLPPLQLHADGGAHYVDSIGGHAVGLVTEPRFVAIRFHLGPGDTLVLYTDGLTEASTGVGRERFDDRGALLRFATSHAPATASGIVEAVHALLDGLGSGVEDDVAVLALSVPLSAGEFQ; this comes from the coding sequence TTGGACGCAGCAGACTACTACCACACGGCGGCCGATGACGACGTCGGCGGCGACTTCTACGATCTCTTCCCGCTGTCCCGCACGAAGTGGGGCTTCTTCCTCGGTGATGTCGTGGGGAAAGGGGTTGAGGCCGCGGTGGTCACCGGACTGACCAGGTATGTGCTGCGCTCCGCGGCTGTATCCGACGACGACCCGGTGCAGGTGTTGCACAACCTCCACGCCGTCCTCGGCCAGAAGCTCGGCACCCGGAGCGAAAGCTTCTGCACCGTGATCTACGGCAACCTGACCAGGCGGGGCACTGGCTTTGACGTCGAGCTCGGCAGCGGCGGCCATCTACCTCCTCTGCAATTGCACGCCGACGGCGGTGCCCACTACGTGGATAGCATCGGGGGTCACGCCGTCGGCCTCGTCACAGAACCGCGCTTCGTGGCCATCAGGTTCCATCTCGGGCCCGGCGACACCCTCGTGCTGTACACAGACGGACTCACCGAGGCCAGTACCGGTGTCGGCCGCGAACGATTCGACGACCGAGGGGCCCTGCTGCGCTTCGCAACATCCCATGCGCCGGCGACGGCGTCAGGCATCGTCGAAGCTGTCCACGCGTTGCTCGACGGCCTCGGTTCGGGAGTCGAGGACGACGTCGCTGTGCTGGCGCTTAGCGTGCCGCTTTCCGCCGGCGAGTTCCAGTAA